From a region of the Arthrobacter sp. OAP107 genome:
- a CDS encoding DUF4913 domain-containing protein, with translation MSSAGSRPEAVCRIEALWRVWEHLRMDGATGMSVWWKDHADQHMSILLDPRGSFHRWDMKSHREPEHLEPKKALEGWFPDVRELKQ, from the coding sequence ATGAGTTCCGCGGGATCCCGCCCCGAAGCAGTCTGCCGGATAGAAGCACTGTGGCGCGTCTGGGAACACCTCCGCATGGACGGGGCAACAGGAATGAGTGTCTGGTGGAAAGACCACGCCGACCAACACATGAGCATTCTGCTGGACCCTCGCGGCTCGTTTCACAGGTGGGACATGAAGTCCCACCGGGAACCAGAACACCTGGAACCAAAGAAAGCCCTGGAAGGCTGGTTCCCTGACGTAAGAGAGCTGAAACAGTAG
- a CDS encoding ROK family protein has product MTAFPPHQAFDEILEDLVRASGVSRSVLASVLVRAMVVAPDDAVRADIARGTMLGRPRALNPSAVSRAVASLVDLGLLSEGPLQSDKDKRAGRPVKPIRLGSRRWGLLGIKIVHANSRPTALSGVIMTLRTDVLVEKHVKLPKSATFRNVAEHVQKLVQKLEQQLAQDMGEEAPRRMLAAGVEVASHVKEGVLIGATHMGLPIDTDYDLLGALRERLHLPVVVDNDVNVLAVRELYRSVYKERDIAIIAVFTDGVGGALIVDGRVYRGGGGMAAEPGHQKVHIRFGEDAHAAGAATPGSPSGFAAPCHCGKAEHVDCYSVPARILAEIPNAKSFAEAAESPGRLATGELTRAGWAFSVGGEALGQAVASLVNIVNPSRVVLVLPASLSPHDAAPGSAAREYLHAAENAVTEYSFSMGANDARAGLSALTVEVLDEEDVRKVGARSAAIRAFDAFIAHARGLDECKDDTTGFVRDIA; this is encoded by the coding sequence ATGACTGCATTTCCCCCCCATCAGGCCTTCGATGAAATCCTTGAGGATCTAGTCCGTGCATCGGGGGTCAGTCGCAGCGTTCTGGCGAGCGTGCTGGTCAGGGCAATGGTGGTGGCTCCAGATGACGCGGTGCGTGCAGATATAGCAAGAGGAACAATGCTTGGCCGGCCACGTGCGCTGAATCCCAGCGCTGTCAGCAGAGCCGTGGCCTCCTTGGTTGATTTGGGGCTACTCTCCGAGGGGCCGCTACAGTCCGACAAGGATAAGCGTGCGGGACGTCCGGTGAAACCCATACGCCTGGGCAGCCGACGATGGGGACTTCTGGGAATCAAAATCGTGCACGCGAACTCCCGGCCCACGGCTCTTAGCGGCGTAATCATGACGTTGCGGACAGATGTTCTCGTAGAAAAACATGTCAAGCTTCCCAAGAGTGCGACATTTAGAAACGTGGCAGAACATGTTCAAAAACTTGTACAAAAACTTGAACAACAACTCGCCCAAGACATGGGGGAGGAGGCACCGAGGCGCATGTTGGCGGCCGGCGTTGAGGTGGCGTCGCATGTCAAAGAGGGCGTCCTGATAGGGGCTACTCACATGGGCCTTCCGATCGACACGGACTACGACCTGCTGGGCGCTCTCCGAGAACGACTTCACCTTCCGGTCGTAGTTGACAATGACGTCAATGTCCTCGCGGTTCGTGAGCTTTACCGAAGCGTTTATAAGGAACGGGACATTGCGATTATCGCGGTCTTTACTGATGGTGTCGGAGGTGCACTGATCGTTGACGGACGGGTGTATCGGGGTGGCGGAGGTATGGCTGCCGAACCTGGGCACCAAAAAGTACACATACGATTCGGTGAGGATGCCCACGCGGCCGGTGCTGCCACACCTGGAAGCCCTTCCGGATTTGCCGCGCCATGTCATTGCGGAAAGGCAGAGCATGTGGACTGTTATTCAGTACCCGCGAGGATTCTCGCCGAAATACCGAATGCTAAGTCCTTCGCTGAGGCGGCTGAATCGCCGGGCCGCCTGGCGACAGGCGAATTAACCCGCGCAGGCTGGGCCTTTAGCGTCGGAGGCGAAGCGCTGGGGCAGGCAGTGGCGTCCCTCGTCAACATCGTGAACCCATCGAGAGTGGTCTTGGTCCTCCCTGCCTCACTTTCGCCCCACGACGCAGCACCTGGCTCCGCTGCTCGAGAGTACCTCCATGCAGCAGAAAATGCTGTGACTGAATACAGCTTCTCAATGGGCGCGAACGATGCAAGGGCGGGACTGTCGGCGCTTACCGTTGAAGTATTAGACGAAGAAGACGTCAGAAAAGTCGGCGCCCGTTCAGCGGCTATCCGTGCATTTGATGCGTTTATCGCTCATGCTCGAGGATTGGATGAATGCAAGGATGACACCACGGGGTTTGTCCGCGACATAGCCTGA
- a CDS encoding ribbon-helix-helix protein, CopG family, which produces MGRKTLHEAGMTPVTSRVPAEVAETFKLMAEASGKSVSLQLRQLIEDWVATQDADAMIESRRADLEASNQRLRELALQGRTLKDDQVVKQSDLANGK; this is translated from the coding sequence ATGGGTAGGAAGACTTTGCACGAGGCGGGCATGACCCCCGTTACCAGCCGAGTCCCGGCCGAGGTGGCCGAAACTTTCAAGCTCATGGCGGAGGCGAGCGGAAAGAGTGTCTCCTTACAGCTGCGGCAATTAATCGAGGACTGGGTCGCGACACAAGATGCTGATGCAATGATCGAGTCCCGTCGGGCCGATCTCGAAGCGTCCAACCAGCGGCTTCGAGAGCTCGCTCTCCAGGGCAGAACTCTCAAGGATGACCAGGTAGTTAAGCAAAGCGATCTCGCGAACGGTAAGTAG
- a CDS encoding AAA family ATPase — protein sequence MSRSPTDLPPGALSVLEYRSRHVCVTYPDHLMPLGTIPPTARIGIETTTTGVLLHVDRGLTYTGDDPEIAQWLDEGTRRFQNLSALIEWIAGVIPGEDNLPLEPVPPVNQRPPMLAVNTVTNLADVSVQAPALNAVTETALKSLLLASVVGQHAALTILATRIALHATKEFPRKPYSAMLIGPTGVGKTSAAEAIAEALDTIGSDTWSYIRLDMGEFTEKHSVSRLVGAPPGYIGYGDRSLASELARNGKAVVLFDEIEKAHPAVLVTIMNLLDKGRLDSERYGGTNASTAVLLFTSNLGAAELDDRTHNDQTGRTHLLRHGVAPELVGRFGDVVAFTELNSDALAEIAARSVVTVAADYGVHLEWIDPAYLSNLLQRLDGNQLGVRTLEYLAEADLGTEFAALPSKSARIAFDGQAHVSPGRNGDETDVGDTPETGESPC from the coding sequence ATGAGTCGCTCCCCCACTGACCTGCCTCCAGGTGCTTTATCCGTTCTGGAATATCGCAGCCGGCACGTATGCGTCACGTATCCGGATCATCTGATGCCACTCGGCACGATTCCCCCTACGGCTCGCATTGGCATCGAAACCACCACTACCGGCGTACTGCTCCATGTGGACCGCGGCTTGACGTACACAGGAGACGATCCCGAAATCGCGCAGTGGCTCGACGAGGGCACTCGTCGCTTCCAGAATCTAAGCGCGCTCATTGAGTGGATTGCGGGGGTAATCCCCGGCGAAGACAATCTGCCACTGGAACCTGTTCCCCCCGTCAATCAGCGGCCGCCCATGTTGGCTGTAAACACGGTAACGAATCTCGCTGATGTTTCGGTACAGGCCCCAGCGTTGAACGCAGTGACAGAAACCGCCCTAAAATCTTTGCTGCTAGCCTCTGTGGTGGGGCAGCACGCCGCACTGACGATCCTGGCAACACGCATCGCCCTTCACGCCACCAAAGAATTCCCTAGGAAACCGTATTCAGCCATGCTGATCGGCCCCACGGGTGTAGGCAAGACCTCAGCGGCAGAAGCAATCGCCGAAGCCCTTGACACCATAGGCTCTGACACTTGGTCCTATATCCGGTTGGACATGGGCGAGTTCACAGAAAAGCACTCCGTTTCACGCTTGGTGGGCGCCCCTCCCGGTTACATCGGATACGGCGACAGGTCCCTGGCGAGTGAATTGGCTCGAAACGGGAAGGCCGTGGTTCTTTTCGACGAGATCGAAAAGGCCCACCCAGCAGTGCTCGTCACGATCATGAACTTACTAGATAAAGGACGCTTAGACTCCGAACGCTACGGAGGGACCAACGCAAGCACAGCCGTACTGCTGTTCACTTCGAACCTGGGTGCCGCTGAGCTTGACGACCGGACACACAATGACCAAACGGGCAGGACCCATCTGCTTCGACACGGAGTAGCCCCAGAACTCGTCGGCCGCTTCGGTGACGTCGTCGCGTTCACCGAACTCAATTCGGATGCTCTAGCGGAGATAGCTGCCCGTTCCGTAGTGACCGTGGCGGCAGACTACGGTGTCCACCTGGAATGGATCGACCCTGCCTATCTGAGCAACCTCCTGCAGCGGCTGGACGGAAACCAGTTGGGGGTCCGGACCCTCGAATATCTCGCGGAAGCCGACTTGGGAACAGAATTTGCTGCGCTGCCGTCTAAGAGCGCGCGCATCGCTTTCGATGGGCAGGCGCATGTGAGTCCCGGGCGAAACGGAGACGAAACGGACGTCGGCGACACCCCCGAAACAGGTGAGTCGCCATGCTGA
- a CDS encoding ThiF family adenylyltransferase yields the protein MKKFPLRDRLLKDRLRRPGSQGPEPGNTPAASHGTDRIAQITPTVLNASAPVVFTAEVLMKIEKTVGSLPAETGGPLGGTRGSGGVEHFHLDETSARTAVTYYPDYKAINTLMRMEWNPAGINLLGFIHSHPRGAVRPSRPDLDYATRILAGIPELDRLLLPIAQTKPDTGEFSLRGYAAVRDGSGVKLDDIDVIVLPGHSPSRDLPAEFDRVRDAYDMNVMTRARVVAIGCGGSASFLEDMARAGLAEFVLVDPDVVEAANVATQQAYRSDIGSPKVDVIARRLVDINPHARVWTVQAKLEALSDSAVRRLTVGWLPGSAHVSPSATILGAFTDNFEAQARVHRLGLHLGIPVIGGTVYFEGRGIELTFAAPGVTRACIRCVQRSRYVAYLENGYRNTVGSAGAPIMATARLNGLKLPIAFGLLHHVSRTANPEHPATKRYARLLGSVAHSNLVLASLDPDIHETLGLNAFSAQGVDDGSRVGLEVDRTLWRPQEPDNPTNGYPECPDCGGTGDLSTSIGQFISTVPTPRIFGDHRRAAPRTPVSATHGGEPV from the coding sequence ATGAAGAAATTTCCACTGAGGGACCGGCTTCTGAAGGACCGGCTTCGCCGGCCTGGCTCGCAAGGGCCAGAACCAGGTAACACCCCGGCTGCCTCCCACGGCACCGACCGCATCGCCCAGATCACGCCGACAGTCCTCAACGCCTCCGCGCCGGTCGTCTTCACGGCTGAAGTCCTAATGAAAATCGAGAAAACGGTTGGAAGTTTGCCCGCTGAGACTGGCGGCCCACTTGGCGGCACCCGCGGCTCCGGAGGTGTTGAACATTTCCATCTCGATGAAACTTCCGCCCGCACGGCCGTGACCTATTACCCCGACTACAAAGCAATTAACACCCTGATGCGTATGGAGTGGAACCCGGCCGGTATCAACCTGTTGGGGTTCATCCACAGCCATCCTAGGGGTGCAGTCCGCCCGTCCCGTCCCGATCTGGACTACGCAACCCGTATCCTGGCTGGCATACCCGAACTGGATCGGCTCCTGCTTCCCATCGCCCAAACAAAACCGGACACCGGGGAATTTTCACTTCGAGGCTACGCTGCCGTCCGCGACGGTTCAGGGGTGAAACTTGACGACATAGATGTCATCGTTCTGCCCGGGCATTCGCCTTCACGGGATCTGCCGGCGGAGTTCGACCGCGTCCGAGACGCCTACGACATGAACGTTATGACAAGGGCAAGGGTCGTTGCCATTGGCTGTGGTGGAAGCGCTTCATTCCTCGAAGACATGGCCAGAGCCGGCTTGGCGGAGTTTGTGCTTGTGGACCCGGACGTCGTCGAAGCCGCGAATGTGGCCACACAACAGGCTTATCGTTCTGATATAGGCTCCCCAAAGGTCGATGTCATCGCTAGGCGACTCGTAGATATCAATCCCCACGCCCGTGTTTGGACCGTTCAGGCAAAACTCGAAGCGCTCTCCGACAGCGCCGTTAGGCGTCTTACTGTGGGATGGCTGCCGGGCTCTGCTCACGTCTCGCCTTCAGCGACTATTTTGGGTGCATTTACAGATAATTTCGAGGCGCAGGCACGCGTGCACCGGCTCGGCCTGCATCTGGGTATTCCGGTCATCGGAGGGACGGTCTACTTCGAAGGCCGCGGCATTGAGCTCACCTTCGCAGCCCCGGGGGTAACGCGCGCATGCATCCGCTGCGTCCAAAGGTCTCGATACGTTGCGTACCTGGAGAACGGCTACCGCAATACTGTCGGATCGGCTGGCGCTCCGATAATGGCAACCGCACGCCTGAACGGACTCAAGCTACCCATCGCCTTCGGACTCCTTCATCATGTTTCTCGAACCGCTAACCCAGAGCATCCAGCCACGAAAAGGTACGCCAGGCTGCTAGGCAGCGTAGCGCATAGCAACCTTGTGCTTGCCAGCCTCGATCCTGACATCCACGAAACCCTAGGCCTAAACGCATTTTCCGCCCAGGGCGTGGACGACGGATCACGGGTTGGGCTCGAGGTCGACCGTACCCTGTGGCGCCCGCAAGAACCCGACAACCCCACTAATGGATATCCGGAGTGCCCGGATTGCGGTGGCACCGGAGATCTTTCAACCAGCATCGGTCAATTTATCTCAACGGTCCCAACTCCCCGCATCTTTGGGGACCACCGCCGGGCAGCGCCCAGGACGCCTGTGTCCGCCACACATGGCGGAGAACCGGTGTGA
- a CDS encoding AAA family ATPase, with product MSVYTRIGSLTSKSDEQITISQVGVTCIVGSNNAGKSQMLRDLLALLRQEDAHTVVLREIKLERNKPTRDDVVEWLSRNAVQHPPEIGYPVQYSPFAEDIAEPGHTVVDADNLMNFQLDNSLGQVDAFFVRHLTAGSLTKVGSTGLSHPGLSLRPSALHQLYVNSELEEELSQLAHKVFGMHLTLDRINFEVTLRVGDVDVEIPPLNRPTKEYADAVMALPTLAEQGDGVKSFIGLALAVVMGGSQILLVDEPEAFLHPGQARALGRWLSEQAKERGLQVIVATHDRDFILGLLNGDAESPVHIIRVVRGDEDASELYELSPGDIKATWDNPVLRYSNILQGLFHSRVVVCEADADCRFFGAVLDQLAEDTGQRKEADDVLFVPAGGKNGVPALAGALGGLGVQTHALLDFDVLREKKDIKAIVESMSHNWAELDDDYRSFFNPMRNEKKVDLSKKIGLTAVPAGPPTVACDRLINNLHAIGIHIIPVGEMEGFDRTFDRKGSEWVTHALMTDVHKTSQSAKDYVSKVLVN from the coding sequence GTGAGCGTATACACCCGGATTGGCAGCCTGACCTCGAAGTCCGATGAGCAAATAACAATTTCCCAGGTTGGTGTGACGTGCATCGTCGGCAGTAACAACGCCGGCAAGTCGCAGATGTTGAGAGACCTCTTGGCCTTGCTTCGGCAGGAGGATGCTCACACCGTCGTCTTGAGGGAGATCAAGCTCGAGCGGAACAAGCCCACCCGCGACGACGTTGTCGAGTGGCTGAGCAGGAACGCAGTGCAGCATCCGCCCGAGATCGGCTACCCAGTCCAGTACTCGCCATTTGCTGAAGATATAGCGGAGCCTGGTCACACGGTAGTCGACGCCGACAACCTGATGAATTTCCAGCTGGACAATTCACTGGGACAGGTCGACGCATTCTTCGTACGCCACCTGACCGCCGGTAGCTTGACCAAGGTCGGAAGTACCGGTCTGTCGCATCCCGGCCTGAGTCTCAGGCCTTCCGCGCTTCATCAGTTGTACGTAAACAGCGAGCTCGAAGAGGAGCTCTCACAACTGGCTCACAAGGTTTTCGGCATGCATCTGACATTGGATCGCATCAACTTCGAGGTAACTCTTCGGGTGGGGGATGTTGACGTTGAAATTCCGCCGCTCAACCGCCCGACCAAGGAATACGCCGATGCGGTCATGGCCCTGCCAACTTTGGCGGAGCAAGGCGATGGCGTCAAGAGTTTCATTGGCCTGGCCCTGGCCGTGGTGATGGGCGGCTCACAGATACTGCTGGTGGACGAGCCGGAGGCATTCCTGCACCCGGGGCAGGCCCGGGCCCTGGGCCGCTGGCTCAGCGAGCAGGCCAAAGAGCGGGGCCTGCAAGTCATCGTCGCCACTCACGATCGCGACTTCATATTAGGCCTGCTGAATGGGGATGCAGAGTCACCCGTCCATATCATCCGGGTCGTGCGGGGAGACGAAGACGCCAGCGAGCTTTATGAGCTATCTCCAGGCGACATCAAAGCCACATGGGATAATCCTGTGCTTCGCTACTCGAACATCCTCCAGGGGCTCTTTCACAGCCGGGTTGTGGTCTGCGAAGCAGACGCAGATTGCCGATTTTTCGGCGCCGTTCTCGACCAGCTGGCAGAGGATACGGGCCAGAGGAAGGAAGCGGACGACGTCCTTTTCGTTCCGGCTGGAGGGAAGAACGGCGTGCCGGCCCTCGCCGGAGCTCTGGGTGGGTTGGGCGTTCAAACCCACGCTTTGCTGGACTTTGACGTCTTACGTGAGAAAAAAGACATTAAGGCCATCGTCGAATCTATGAGCCACAATTGGGCTGAACTTGATGACGACTACCGCTCATTCTTCAACCCAATGCGCAATGAGAAGAAGGTCGATCTCTCCAAGAAAATCGGACTGACAGCCGTTCCTGCCGGGCCGCCTACAGTAGCTTGCGACCGCCTAATCAATAATCTTCACGCCATCGGCATCCACATCATCCCTGTCGGTGAGATGGAAGGATTCGACCGCACGTTCGACAGGAAAGGTTCCGAATGGGTCACTCATGCCCTGATGACAGATGTGCACAAAACTTCCCAATCTGCCAAGGACTACGTCAGTAAGGTCCTAGTGAACTGA
- a CDS encoding alpha-amylase family protein, translating to MRPPKILAPGFAFFASLSLLATGVGTSASPSEAATSTVASPDASSSAHIQPMIRGLDKNSPEAGPGRVAQGDVIANLWEWNWESIAKECVNVLGPKGYGGVQVAPPQNSVSLDNVPNKPQHPWWEVYQPVDYTLDSRMGTEAEFKSMVTACRGAGIKVYADVVINHMARDGSESYGGATFTRYNYPGLYERADFHSHPEDCPVPLPADPNDENTIWNFNDYRQVTNCELLRLPDLRTETNEVQDTLAGYLNKLINYGVSGFRVDAAKHVPQTDLASIKSRLDRTVDGDTPYFALEVIPGGPGKLTPHAYQEVGDLLGFDFAYQVKNAFKSYNPGSPGNITNLEVFGEDAGLLPSEKTTVFVQNHDTERGNDTLSYRDGSTNTLATQFMLAYGYGTPQVYAGYAFEGLKVDSPPSDDQGFVTNTDCSKAWACTHRNTGVANMVRWHNNAGDAKLENWYDDEVNLIAFSRGNKGWIAINNHATDQTQTFQTGMRAGTYCNIIHGDFNNGTCTGPTVQVNKQGEATVTIKSKDSVAFDSNNLIRR from the coding sequence ATGCGTCCCCCCAAAATTCTTGCCCCCGGCTTCGCCTTCTTTGCCTCCCTCAGCCTTCTCGCCACCGGCGTAGGGACCAGCGCGTCCCCGTCCGAGGCAGCCACATCGACAGTGGCTTCGCCAGATGCGTCATCCAGTGCCCACATCCAGCCAATGATCAGAGGATTGGACAAGAACTCGCCAGAGGCTGGCCCCGGGAGAGTCGCACAAGGTGATGTGATCGCTAATTTATGGGAATGGAACTGGGAATCGATCGCCAAGGAATGCGTGAATGTCCTGGGTCCGAAGGGCTACGGCGGAGTGCAGGTGGCGCCTCCGCAGAACTCGGTGAGCCTGGACAACGTGCCCAATAAACCTCAGCATCCCTGGTGGGAGGTCTACCAGCCGGTCGATTACACCTTAGATAGCCGGATGGGCACCGAAGCTGAATTCAAGTCCATGGTGACCGCCTGCCGTGGCGCCGGAATTAAGGTTTACGCAGATGTGGTGATCAACCACATGGCCCGCGATGGCAGCGAATCGTACGGCGGTGCCACTTTCACCCGGTACAACTATCCTGGGCTCTACGAGCGCGCGGACTTCCACAGCCACCCGGAGGACTGCCCAGTGCCGTTACCGGCGGATCCAAATGATGAGAACACTATCTGGAACTTCAACGACTACCGGCAGGTCACCAACTGCGAGCTGCTAAGGCTTCCCGACCTTCGCACCGAAACTAATGAAGTGCAGGACACGCTGGCAGGGTATCTGAACAAGCTCATTAACTACGGGGTGTCCGGGTTCCGCGTCGATGCTGCCAAACACGTGCCTCAAACGGACCTGGCTTCGATCAAAAGCAGGCTGGATAGAACCGTGGACGGGGACACACCGTACTTTGCCCTGGAGGTCATCCCGGGCGGTCCCGGGAAACTAACCCCTCATGCATATCAGGAGGTCGGAGATCTGCTTGGTTTCGACTTCGCGTACCAAGTCAAGAACGCATTCAAGAGCTACAACCCCGGCAGCCCGGGAAATATCACCAATCTCGAGGTTTTTGGTGAGGACGCAGGTCTGCTGCCCAGCGAAAAAACAACAGTTTTTGTCCAAAACCATGACACCGAGCGCGGCAACGACACACTCAGTTACCGCGATGGCAGCACGAATACTCTAGCAACCCAGTTCATGCTGGCCTACGGATACGGAACCCCCCAAGTCTACGCAGGCTATGCCTTTGAGGGCCTTAAAGTGGATTCTCCCCCGTCGGACGATCAGGGCTTCGTCACCAATACCGACTGCAGCAAGGCGTGGGCCTGCACCCACCGCAACACCGGGGTCGCGAATATGGTCCGGTGGCACAACAATGCGGGGGACGCCAAGCTGGAGAACTGGTACGACGACGAGGTCAACCTTATTGCGTTCAGTCGAGGCAACAAGGGATGGATCGCCATCAACAACCATGCAACCGACCAAACGCAGACCTTCCAGACGGGGATGCGTGCTGGTACGTACTGCAATATCATCCATGGTGACTTCAACAATGGCACGTGCACCGGACCTACCGTTCAGGTGAACAAGCAGGGAGAAGCCACAGTGACTATTAAGAGCAAGGATTCAGTAGCTTTCGATAGCAATAACCTGATCCGGCGCTAA
- a CDS encoding LacI family DNA-binding transcriptional regulator, with product MATLKDIAKEAGVTVMTVSNVINGRHDKVSRATIERVSQIARRLDYVPSATARSLVARSSQLVGVLLPAPDDEGIVLSTHNVVVIGIIERLLRDNGYHLLLRGVPDVEEASGTLRSWNLDGAIYIGFLDSQIQKMRATFDTPLVVLESYAANADFMNVRLNDRKGGYLATRHLIEKGHKRIAFVGPDTTERGVVKERYEGYRQALEEAGITPDPAVALTSDVSHARGIEAGRLLCAEYGDVTAVFATADQLAVGIMEGARTAGRTVPDDLSIVGFDNLEIATIANPKLTTITQDLDRKAHTAVELLLQSLKAKDQQPQETVLEVELIERESVKDLNGSEL from the coding sequence ATGGCCACGCTCAAAGACATCGCCAAGGAAGCCGGCGTGACGGTCATGACCGTCTCCAATGTGATCAATGGCAGGCACGATAAGGTTTCCCGGGCAACCATCGAGAGAGTCTCCCAAATTGCCAGGCGGCTGGACTACGTCCCCAGTGCCACAGCACGCAGCCTTGTCGCCAGGTCCTCTCAGCTCGTTGGCGTGCTGTTGCCTGCCCCCGATGATGAAGGCATCGTCCTCAGCACCCACAACGTGGTCGTCATCGGCATCATCGAGCGCTTGCTGCGCGACAACGGGTATCACTTGCTGCTGCGCGGGGTTCCCGACGTTGAGGAGGCCTCAGGGACGCTGCGATCCTGGAACCTGGACGGTGCAATCTACATAGGCTTTCTGGACAGCCAGATCCAAAAGATGCGGGCCACGTTCGACACGCCGCTGGTCGTGCTTGAGAGCTACGCTGCCAATGCAGACTTCATGAACGTCCGCCTCAATGACCGAAAAGGTGGCTACCTGGCGACCCGGCACCTTATCGAGAAGGGCCACAAACGTATCGCATTCGTGGGCCCGGATACGACCGAACGCGGCGTAGTCAAAGAGCGCTATGAGGGCTACAGGCAAGCCCTTGAAGAAGCCGGGATAACACCTGATCCTGCGGTCGCGCTGACCTCTGACGTCAGCCACGCAAGAGGCATTGAAGCCGGGCGGCTGCTCTGCGCAGAATACGGCGATGTCACGGCCGTATTTGCAACGGCTGACCAGCTTGCGGTCGGAATCATGGAAGGCGCCCGCACGGCAGGACGCACCGTGCCGGACGACCTATCCATCGTCGGCTTCGACAACCTCGAAATCGCAACCATCGCCAACCCTAAGCTGACAACGATCACCCAGGACCTGGACCGAAAGGCCCATACGGCCGTCGAACTCCTCCTACAAAGCCTGAAAGCGAAAGACCAGCAGCCACAGGAGACAGTTCTTGAAGTGGAGCTTATCGAACGCGAATCGGTGAAGGACCTAAACGGTAGCGAACTCTGA